Genomic segment of Methanobrevibacter sp.:
TTCACCAATTTCACAAAACGATTCCAGAAAACAACCACACGTACAATTGATGACATTAAAATCAATAAGGTTGAATTGAATGATTATCACAAGAGAGAATTCCCTAATCTCCATGATACAATAACTCCAATTTTTGTTGACATTTACGGGGAGTCATTTTTATGGAATATGGTTCGTAAAATGATGCGTGTCTTTATAGATGTTGCAAACGGTAAGATGGATTTGGATGAAGTTGAAAGATTACTGAATCCGAGAGAAGATGAGCCAAGGGCATATATAAAGGTTACTGAACCTGATTACTTGATTTTGATGGACATTCAATATGATGGAATCAAATTTACATATGATGATTATGCATGTGAGAGATTTAGAAGGAATCTCACTGATTCTCTTACAAATTTACAAAAAAAATATGCAATTCGCGAATCAATGATAAAAAGTTTAAATGATTTATGTAAATAATTAATATTGAGGTTATTTATGGATATAATACAAAAAGCTAATGAAAAATTAATGATTATTACAATTATTGTAGGTTTTGCATTAGGAATTTATCTGGGAATCGGTCATGATAATCCGGATTTATGGTTCATTATTGTCCAATGGATTGTAATAACTACTCTTATCATGACATTCATCTCAACATTGGTTGGAGTATATGCGAAATTGCGTAATGATGAAGTGGAATTCG
This window contains:
- the truA gene encoding tRNA pseudouridine(38-40) synthase TruA, encoding MKRTALKIGYIGTNFHGFQRQPNLRTVEEELIYHLRKLDYIDDLKKSRFRIAGRTDAGVHSLGNVISFQSEKEVRVNEINNSLPDDIQILASAPVRYAFKPRYAQMRQYRYMLFQDLDIDKLNECAEVFKGTHNFTNFTKRFQKTTTRTIDDIKINKVELNDYHKREFPNLHDTITPIFVDIYGESFLWNMVRKMMRVFIDVANGKMDLDEVERLLNPREDEPRAYIKVTEPDYLILMDIQYDGIKFTYDDYACERFRRNLTDSLTNLQKKYAIRESMIKSLNDLCK